The Salegentibacter mishustinae genome includes a window with the following:
- a CDS encoding glycosyltransferase family 4 protein, with the protein MKNLLYIGNVLELRGGAPTSIDRLAPLFRKEGFPVRTSSAKKNQLLRLAEMMTSIIRNKSWADVVLIDTYSTRNFWYAVLTAKLCSKLNLDYILLLHGGGLPERLKNIPKLSASLFKKAKLNIAPSLYLFEEFQLAGFKNIEYIPNSIFLKDYTFKARKNLKPKLLWVRAFAEIYNPMLAINVLEDLSKEYPDARLCMVGPQKDESYKECVSYAESNKLPVKFTGKLTKQEWTDLSKEYDIFLNTTNVDNTPVSLIEAMALGFPIISTNVGGIPYLVKDQETGLLVPPKNKLAILDAIKSLLENSNLAENLSRNARNQAKKFDWKIVKKEWKEVLLD; encoded by the coding sequence ATGAAAAATCTGCTTTATATCGGCAATGTACTGGAGCTTAGAGGAGGTGCCCCCACATCTATAGATCGTTTAGCCCCATTATTTAGGAAAGAAGGTTTCCCGGTAAGAACTTCATCTGCTAAAAAGAATCAGTTGCTGAGGTTAGCTGAGATGATGACTTCTATAATTAGAAATAAATCCTGGGCAGATGTGGTGCTTATCGATACCTATAGCACCCGGAACTTTTGGTACGCCGTACTGACGGCAAAACTTTGCAGTAAATTGAATCTGGATTATATCCTTTTACTTCACGGAGGAGGTCTCCCTGAAAGATTAAAAAATATTCCAAAATTATCAGCTTCTCTATTTAAAAAAGCAAAACTGAATATTGCGCCTTCACTTTATCTATTTGAAGAATTTCAACTAGCAGGATTTAAAAATATTGAATATATCCCAAATTCCATTTTTCTGAAAGACTATACTTTTAAAGCAAGAAAAAACTTGAAACCTAAATTGCTTTGGGTGCGCGCTTTTGCCGAAATTTATAATCCGATGTTGGCGATTAACGTGTTAGAGGATTTATCAAAAGAATATCCCGATGCAAGACTTTGTATGGTGGGGCCACAAAAGGATGAATCTTATAAAGAATGTGTAAGTTATGCTGAAAGTAATAAGTTGCCTGTAAAGTTTACAGGGAAACTAACTAAGCAGGAATGGACTGATCTTTCAAAGGAATATGATATTTTTCTAAATACTACGAATGTGGATAACACCCCGGTAAGTTTAATTGAAGCGATGGCTTTAGGCTTTCCAATTATTTCCACTAATGTTGGTGGAATTCCCTACTTGGTCAAGGATCAAGAAACCGGCCTGCTAGTTCCGCCTAAAAATAAATTGGCAATTTTAGATGCTATTAAATCCCTGTTAGAAAATTCGAATTTAGCGGAAAACCTAAGCCGAAACGCTCGTAACCAGGCAAAAAAATTTGATTGGAAAATAGTGAAAAAGGAGTGGAAGGAAGTTTTACTCGATTAA